One genomic segment of [Phormidium] sp. ETS-05 includes these proteins:
- a CDS encoding radical SAM protein has product MLKKQNRLTPKLAMLKVGARAIASTKHPILIHMIPMRRCNLACAYCNEYDDHSPPVPTEEMFRRIDKAAELGASMVTFSGGEPLMHPDIYDLIRRIADHGMLPELLTNAYYITPDRIHRLNDAGLLRMQISIDNVHPDDVSKKSLKTIGPKLDYLAAYADFDININSVIGASISNPEDALTIGRHARKLGFSSTVGVLHDGNGQLQPLGPQERAVYQDFRSTTPWPISQFMAFKDNLVEGRPNQWRCRAGARYLYVCEDGLVHRCSQQRGYPGIPFLEYTQEHIDAEYATEKDCAPYCTVSCVHNIAVFDNWRDPQKPDN; this is encoded by the coding sequence GGGCGATCGCTTCAACTAAGCACCCCATCCTAATTCATATGATTCCGATGCGACGCTGCAATCTCGCCTGCGCCTACTGCAATGAATACGACGACCACTCACCCCCAGTACCCACCGAGGAGATGTTTCGGCGTATCGACAAGGCAGCAGAACTGGGCGCCTCGATGGTGACATTCAGCGGCGGTGAACCCCTGATGCACCCAGATATCTACGATCTAATCCGGCGCATCGCGGATCACGGAATGCTGCCGGAACTGCTGACAAACGCCTACTATATCACGCCCGATCGCATTCACCGGCTCAACGATGCGGGCTTGCTGCGGATGCAGATCAGCATTGACAACGTTCACCCAGATGATGTATCGAAAAAGAGCCTGAAGACGATCGGGCCGAAACTGGATTACCTGGCTGCCTATGCGGACTTCGACATTAACATCAACTCCGTGATTGGTGCCAGTATCTCCAACCCAGAGGATGCCTTGACCATCGGTCGTCATGCCCGGAAACTGGGCTTTAGCAGCACAGTGGGCGTCCTCCACGACGGCAATGGCCAACTCCAGCCTCTAGGTCCACAGGAACGAGCCGTTTACCAGGATTTCCGTTCCACCACCCCCTGGCCCATATCGCAGTTTATGGCATTCAAGGATAACCTCGTAGAGGGCCGCCCCAACCAGTGGCGGTGTCGAGCCGGAGCCCGGTATCTGTACGTCTGCGAGGATGGTCTGGTGCATCGCTGCTCTCAGCAAAGGGGCTACCCCGGCATTCCCTTCTTGGAATACACCCAGGAACATATTGATGCTGAGTACGCCACCGAGAAGGATTGCGCCCCATACTGCACAGTTTCCTGCGTGCATAATATCGCTGTTTTCGACAACTGGCGCGACCCCCAGAAGCCTGACAATTGA